A stretch of Castanea sativa cultivar Marrone di Chiusa Pesio chromosome 2, ASM4071231v1 DNA encodes these proteins:
- the LOC142626461 gene encoding pleiotropic drug resistance protein 3-like, with translation MELTTIGKTQSSFQHHASTLDAGGDSIIEEDEELELQWAAIERLPTFKRLRTSVFDIDHDNGSGKEFKGKRVTDVTKLGAVERHLFIEKLIKHIENDNLRLLQKLRDRIDRVNVKLPTVEVRYKNLLVDAKCEVVQGKPLPTLWNSITSPLSVFTKVIQCNSQEAKINILKDVSGIIKPSRLTLLLGPPGCGKTTFLLALAGKLDQSLDVAGEISYNGYRLGEFIPQKTSAYISQHDLHLAEMTVRETIDFAARCQGVGSRADIMMEVSRREKEEGIVPDPDIDTYMKAISVEGQKRNLQTDYVLKILGLDICSDTMVGDALKRGISGGQKKRLTTGEMIVGPTKALFMDEISTGLDSSTTFQIVTCLQQLVHITDTTALVSLLQPAPETFDLFDEVILMAEGKIVYHGPRTHVLQFFEDCGFKCPERKGAADFLQEVISRKDQEQYWYHADLPYNYISVDQFSQRFKASSLGQKLNDELSKPYDKSKSHNGALSFDIYSLSKWEMFKACMARELLLMKRNSFVYIFKTMQLIITAFITMTVFMRTQTTVDLIGANYFLGCLFYTIVRLMTNGVAELSLTITRLPVVYKQRSFYLYPAWAYSIPASLLKIPLSLVDSILWTVMTYYVIGYSPEVERFFFQFLLLFALHLESTSMCRFIASVFRTMVTASTCGALILVLIFLFGGFIIPRPSLPPWLRWGFWLSPMSYAEIGIALNEFLAPRWQKVSKGNMTIGMEILTTRGLNFDGYFYWISLGALFGFTILFDIGFILALTYIKPPKISRAIISKKNFSQLREADDCNGSAELDNQSTLATSPQTTAETRNFGRLVLPFEPLTISFKDVQYFVDTPPEMREMGFSQKKLQLLRDITGAFRPGILTALMGVSGAGKTTLMDVLSGRKTGGTVEGDIRIGGYPKVQKTFARISGYCEQNDIHSPRITVKESVTYSAWLRLPPEIDSDTKARFVEEVIETIELDGIKDSFVGIPGQSGLSTEQRKRLTIAVELVSNPSIIFMDEPTSGLDARAAAIVMRAVKNVVSTGRTTVCTIHQPSIDIFEAFDELILMKTGGQIIYSGILGHHSSKLIEYFEGIADVPKIKNNYNPATWMLEVTSASVEADLDIDFSRIYKDSPLHRDTIELVRQLSEPQPGSRDLHFPTPYAQSGWVQFMACLWKQHLSYWRSPEYNLARFLFIIAAALLFGAVFWQKGKEINTEQDLFNILGSMYMAVIFLGLNNCSTVLPYVATERTVLYREKFAGMYSQNAYSFAQVTMEIPYVILQTILYVAITYPAIGFYWSAYKVFWYFYATFCTLLYYVYLGMLLVSMSKSIDVASILAAAIYTILNIFSGFLMPGPKIPKWWVWCYWICPTAWSLNGLLTSQYGDIKKEILIFGELKTVGSFLEDYYGFQHDQLGLVAFVLIAYPIIYASLFAYCIGKLSFQRR, from the exons ATGGAGCTAACAACAATTGGAAAAACCCAATCATCATTTCAACACCATGCTTCAACTCTTGATGCTGGTGGAGATTCTATAATAGAGGAAGATGAGGAACTTGAGCTGCAATGGGCAGCAATTGAGAGACTACCAACATTCAAACGGCTCAGAACCTCAGTATTTGATATTGATCATGACAATGGAAGTGGAAAAGAATTTAAAGGTAAGAGAGTGACTGATGTTACCAAGCTTGGAGCAGTTGAAAGACATCTGTTTATTGAGAAGCTCATAAAGCACATTGAGAATGATAATCTCCGGTTGCTGCAGAAACTAAGAGACAGGATAGACAG AGTGAACGTAAAGTTACCTACTGTGGAGGTGAGATATAAGAATCTCCTTGTGGATGCAAAGTGCGAGGTAGTTCAAGGAAAGCCTCTTCCAACACTATGGAATTCCATCACGAGTCCCTTATCA GTTTTTACAAAGGTAATCCAGTGCAATTCTCAAGAAGCCAAGATAAACATTTTAAAAGATGTCAGTGGCATCATCAAACCATCAAG GCTTACACTTCTTCTTGGTCCGCCAGGCTGTGGGAAAACGACCTTTTTATTGGCTCTTGCAGGAAAGCTTGATCAATCTCTCGAT GTGGCAGGGGAAATCTCTTATAATGGCTACAGGCTAGGTGAGTTTATTCCACAGAAAACATCAGCTTACATAAGCCAACATGACCTGCACCTAGCTGAGATGACTGTGAGGGAAACAATCGACTTTGCAGCACGCTGCCAGGGTGTTGGAAGCAGAGCAG ATATCATGATGGAAGTAAGcagaagagagaaggaagaagggATTGTCCCTGACCCTGACATTGACACCTATATGAAG GCAATATCAGTAGAAGGACAAAAAAGAAATCTCCAAACAGACTATGTTTTAAAG aTCCTTGGACTCGATATCTGCAGTGACACAATGGTTGGAGATGCATTGAAAAGAGGCATTTCTGGTGGCCAGAAGAAAAGGTTAACTACAG GGGAGATGATTGTTGGTCCCACAAAAGCTCTTTTTATGGATGAAATATCGACTGGACTAGACAGTTCCACAACCTTTCAGATAGTTACCTGTCTTCAGCAATTGGTGCACATCACAGATACAACTGCATTAGTTTCACTTCTTCAGCCAGCTCCTGAAACATTTGATCTATTTGATGAAGTGATATTAATGGCAGAAGGGAAAATAGTATACCATGGTCCTCGAACTCATGTACTTCAATTTTTTGAGGATTGTGGTTTCAAGTGCCCAGAAAGAAAAGGTGCTGCAGACTTCCTTCAGGAG GTTATCTCCAGAAAGGATCAAGAACAATACTGGTACCATGCTGACCTTccatacaattatatttcagTGGATCAGTTCTCTCAAAGGTTCAAAGCTAGTTCTTTAGGACAGAAGTTAAATGATGAGCTCTCAAAACCATATGATAAATCTAAGAGCCACAATGGTGCCTTGTCATTTGATATTTACTCTTTGAGCAAATGGGAGATGTTCAAAGCTTGCATGGCCAGAGAGCTACTTCTCATGAAACGGAATTCATTTGTCTATATTTTCAAAACGATGCAG CTCATCATCACTGCATTTATTACAATGACAGTATTTATGCGTACTCAGACAACTGTGGACTTGATCGGTGCCAATTATTTTTTGGGCTGTCTATTTTATACAATTGTAAGACTCATGACTAATGGAGTTGCAGAGTTGTCCTTGACAATCACTAGACTTCCAGTGGTTTACAAGCAAAGATCATTCTATCTGTATCCGGCATGGGCATATTCTATTCCAGCATCTCTTCTAAAGATTCCACTTTCTTTGGTTGATTCAATACTTTGGACAGTCATGACTTACTATGTTATTGGGTATAGCCCTGAGGTAGAAAG GTTCTTCTTCCAGTTCCTTTTGCTGTTTGCTCTACATCTAGAATCAACGTCCATGTGTCGTTTCATTGCCTCAGTTTTCCGGACTATGGTTACTGCATCAACTTGTGGTGCTTTGATCTTAGTATTAATCTTCTTGTTTGGAGGCTTCATTATTCCTCGAC CCTCTTTACCACCTTGGTTGAGATGGGGTTTCTGGCTTTCTCCCATGAGTTATGCGGAAATAGGTATAGCACTGAATGAATTTCTTGCTCCACGATGGCAAAAG GTTTCGAAAGGAAACATGACCATAGGAATGGAGATTCTAACTACTCGTGGTTTGAACTTTGATGGCTATTTCTATTGGATATCATTGGGGGCTTTGTTTGGGTTCACAATACTTTTCGATATTGGATTTATCTTAGCCTTAACTTACATAAAGC CTCCAAAGATTTCTCGAGCTATTATTtcgaaaaaaaatttctctcagCTACGAGAAGCAGATGATTGTAATGGTAGCGCAGAGCTGGATAACCAATCAACTCTAGCTACTTCTCCGCAAACTACTGCAGAAACAAGAAATTTTG GGAGATTGGTCCTGCCATTTGAGCCCTTGACAATATCATTTAAAGATGTGCAATACTTTGTTGACACCCCTCCG GAAATGAGAGAGATGGGTTTCAGTCAGAAAAAGCTTCAGTTGCTTCGTGATATTACAGGAGCATTTAGGCCAGGAATTCTTACAGCACTTATGGGCGTAAGTGGAGCTGGAAAAACAACTCTCATGGACGTCCTCTCTGGGAGGAAAACTGGAGGTACAGTTGAAGGAGATATAAGAATAGGAGGTTATCCCAAGGTCCAGAAGACATTTGCAAGAATATCAGGTTACTGTGAGCAGAATGATATACATTCTCCACGGATTACTGTAAAAGAATCAGTGACATACTCGGCTTGGTTGCGATTGCCACCTGAGATTGATTCAGACACAAAAGCT AGATTTGTAGAAGAAGTCATTGAAACAATTGAACTTGATGGTATCAAAGATTCGTTTGTTGGAATTCCAGGCCAAAGTGGCCTATCTACCGAACAACGTAAAAGGCTAACAATTGCAGTGGAGCTTGTTTCAAATCCATCAATAATATTTATGGATGAACCTACATCGGGTTTAGATGCGAGAGCAGCTGCAATTGTCATGCGTGCAGTGAAGAATGTAGTATCCACAGGAAGGACAACGGTTTGCACCATCCACCAACCAAGCATTGACATATTCGAGGCTTTCGATGAG TTGATTCTAATGAAAACTGGAGGACAGATCATTTATTCTGGAATTCTAGGTCATCATTCAAGTAAACTTATTGAATATTTTGAG GGTATTGCTGATGTGCCAAAgatcaaaaataattataatccAGCAACATGGATGTTAGAAGTTACTTCTGCTTCAGTAGAAGCAGATCTTGATATAGATTTTTCCAGAATTTATAAGGATTCACCTCTGCATCG TGACACCATCGAGTTGGTAAGACAGTTGAGTGAGCCACAGCCAGGTTCAAGAGACTTGCACTTTCCCACTCCTTACGCACAAAGTGGTTGGGTGCAGTTTATGGCATGCCTATGGAAACAACACTTATCTTATTGGAGAAGTCCTGAATACAACTTGGCACGTTTCCTATTTATAATTGCTGCAGCACTGTTGTTTGGGGCAGTCTTTTGGCAGAAAGGAAAGGAGAT AAACACTGAGCAGGATTTGTTCAACATCCTTGGATCAATGTATATGGCTGTAATATTCTTGGGCTTAAACAACTGTTCAACAGTTCTTCCATATGTGGCCACTGAACGCACTGTTCTGTACCGGGAAAAATTCGCTGGAATGTACTCCCAAAATGCTTACTCATTTGCACAG GTGACCATGGAAATACCTTATGTAATTTTGCAAACAATTTTGTATGTGGCCATTACATATCCAGCAATAGGATTCTACTGGTCAGCTTACAAGGTCTTTTGGTACTTCTATGCCACATTCTGTACTCTTCTCTACTATGTATATTTAGGGATGCTGCTAGTTTCAATGAGCAAAAGTATCGATGTAGCTTCCATACTGGCAGCTGCAATCTACACCATATTGAACATTTTCTCAGGCTTCCTTATGCCAGGACCG AAAATTCCTAAATGGTGGGTCTGGTGCTATTGGATCTGCCCTACAGCGTGGTCCCTAAATGGCCTGCTGACTTCACAGTATGGAGATATAAAGAAGGAGATACTAATCTTTGGGGAGCTCAAGACAGTTGGTTCCTTTCTTGAAGATTATTATGGCTTTCAACATGATCAATTGGGCCTTGTGGCCTTTGTGCTCATTGCTTATCCAATTATTTACGCTTCCCTGTTTGCCTATTGCATAGGGAAACTAAGTTTCCAACGGAGGTAG